In Nematostella vectensis chromosome 2, jaNemVect1.1, whole genome shotgun sequence, one genomic interval encodes:
- the LOC5518291 gene encoding uncharacterized protein LOC5518291, whose translation MDKYRNITVFGQANTSNASILIRTSLISAIIMGVLLNVLPLFVVFRFQSKGSRRPQGRDVLLAALSFLNSLVLLVPLPIYLWLYNQTKATSGYSTEFTTRPSMCEIFFLMFIWLKLASMFLVTILNYTSYFALTNRRHYRSTSIGERISSSFYCSSHSRSRERLTTGGRSSVVLASLVLGIALVAFIIASLPYLGLGPGGAVRGDNRTDTHHQCQLRQITQPTNDKEHTFLFAVLMISAACLGLHVIHSILCRFGQFLWRKNLKQAQELDIKVMDRKRDLENAPKVAESYANLTCSLGVVFFAAWVPLMVAMGTMMSGKQTVTSSVSEYVVLGSFLSPVLDPVLCAVFVLEYRKGYKALITLLLRSVHPGRWRCKSREKHSANQSHVTDV comes from the exons ATGGACAAGTACAGAAATATAACTGTATTCGGCCAAGCGAACACAAGTAATGCGTCTATCCTGATAAGGACGTCGCTTATATCTGCTATTATCATGGGAGTTTTGCTGAACGTTCTACCATTATTTGTGGTATTCAGATTTCAAAGTAAGGGCAGCCGAAGACCTCAGGGCCGCGATGTATTGCTGGCTGCTCTCAGCTTTCTAAACTCGTTAGTACTCCTAGTACCGTTACCAATTTATTTATGGCTTTACAATCAAACTAAAGCTACAAGTGGTTATTCAACTGAATTCACTACAAGACCGTCAATGTGCgagatatttttcttaatgtttattTGGCTAAAGCTGGCATCGATGTTTTTGGTCACAATTTTGAACTACACGTCGTACTTTGCTCTTACTAATCGCCGTCATTACAGGAGCACAAGTATCGGTGAACGGATTTCGAGTTCGTTTTATTGTTCGTCGCACAGTCGGTCGCGGGAGCGATTGACCACCGGGGGAAGGTCATCCGTCGTGCTTGCAAGCCTTGTGCTAGGGATAGCCCTGGTGGCATTTATCATCGCGTCGCTACCGTACCTCGGACTTGGACCTGGGGGAGCCGTTCGCGGGGATAATCGCACGGATACCCACCATCAGTGTCAACTGCGTCAGATCACTCAGCCTACTAACGACAAAGAGCATACTTTCCTCTTTGCGGTTCTCATGATTTCAGCTGCTTGCCTCGGCCTGCATGTCATTCACAGCATTCTGTGCAGGTTTGGGCAGTTTTTATGGCGGAAAAACTTAAAGCAAGCGCAGGAATTGGATATCAAAGTTATGGACAGGAAACGTGACCTCGAAAACGCGCCTAAAGTAGCGGAAAGTTACGCAAACTTGACTTGCAGTCTCGGCGTTGTTTTCTTCGCAGCATGGGTACCCTTGATG GTTGCCATGGGAACCATGATGTCAGGCAAGCAgactgtgacgtcatcagtaTCTGAGTATGTGGTTTTGGGTTCGTTCCTGAGTCCTGTGCTCGACCCGGTGTTGTGTGCGGTGTTTGTGCTTGAATACAGAAAGGGCTACAAAGCGCTGATAACACTACTGTTGCGATCAG TACATCCTGGCAGGTGGAGATGCAAGTCACGTGAGAAAcactcagccaatcagagccaTGTAACAGATGTGTGA
- the LOC5518292 gene encoding coiled-coil domain-containing protein 13 yields MSLGEAGNLKQQFQLIQEQQQKRLLARKQKQAKNSEKTTKENSENGSNSENLWAEDDLGLKLDVKIENETLCSNSELQELKDAVRVLKDENGRLYKLLGERDEEMRITRKQRDNERKALAGTGLAADTAAGKIVELSKKNREMTADLQSEKNKVRQLTRRIQQLERQESAQAPAENKPDQRSKPRSPTENQQDSEAVAGLQEKLNHANQKMAEYRNQCETLKKELKVATKVLSKEVGENVNMSSLLNEPSGWRGRQQQIITLQHKVADLKGQLQQVVRGGSVSSIATPLSGSQYDEKHKVMLKKIEKDRKDSQEKTQGELERVSEMYSRAQQKHEAAKARNTVLSNELKSVKAQLKTLLEKGAHDDELIAALMREKDLLKESKQQVSRPVPPQVMVSQADSAMIAHLRQVCQERDEKAKGLEQELRTVREELERSQAAAHQAQQRPQTATIACSTGDLPSQSTNDSTNQSADAMVSRDVMSDGECVSRGYVGSPARRNVVSRVSGPPARGALPPTPPSGGRHSRCRRNSAGSSDEVHTLRCQAQEYKSLCQAAEVERDRLMQLVALLQKRIDEEASKSLEATSKWQEQRRSNALLEKQLARVQSSHASKQQNANKAKPRGTGRADQDMESIDELQARLEIQTDENDALKEALQSTLRSKEEDMKYYQDMMEQTKKIFLQGLRQFRQGSAPS; encoded by the exons ATGAGCCTTGGGGAGGCGGGGAATCTTAAACAGCAGTTTCAACTAatacaagaacaacaacagaaaCGTTTGCTAGCTAGAAAGCAAAAACAAGCCAAGAATTCAGAGAAAACAACAAAGGAAAACTCAGAAAATGGCTCCAATTCTGAAAACTTGTGGGCTGAAGACGATCTCGGCTTGAAG TTGGATGTAAAGATTGAAAATGAAACACTTTGTTCGAACTCTGAGCTGCAAGAACTTAAAGATGCTGTGAGG GTTCTCAAGGATGAAAATGGCAGGCTGTATAAGCTTCTTGGGGAACGAGATGAGGAAATGAGAATAACCCGGAAGCAGCGGGATAATGAACGCAAGGCGCTTGCAG GAACAGGGCTGGCTGCTGACACTGCAGCTGGGAAAATAGTAGAGTTGTCAAAAAAGAACCGAGAGATGACAGCAGATCTCCAGagtgaaaaaaacaaagtcaGGCAACTTACAAGGAGGATACAGCAACTAGAGAGACAG GAATCTGCCCAAGCCCCAGCTGAGAATAAACCTGACCAAAGATCAAAGCCTAGGAGTCCAACAGAAAACCAGCAG GATTCTGAAGCGGTTGCAGGCTTACAGGAGAAGCTTAATCATGCCAACCAGAAGATGGCTGAATACAGAAACCAGTGTGAAACACTCAAGAAAGAGCTGAAAGTTGCAACGAAG GTTTTGAGCAAAGAGGTGGGTGAAAACGTAAACATGTCATCTCTCCTGAACGAGCCCAGTGGTTGGAGAGGCAGACAGCAGCAAATCATAACATTGCAGCATAAG GTAGCAGATCTAAAAGGCCAGTTACAGCAAGTGGTCAGGGGGGGTTCTGTCTCCTCCATTGCCACGCCCTTATCTGGCAGCCAGTATGACGAGAAGCACAAGGTGATGTTGAAGAAAATCGAAAAGGATCGCAAAGATTCGCAAGAG AAAACTCAAGGTGAGCTGGAGCGCGTGAGCGAGATGTACAGCCGGGCCCAGCAGAAGCACGAGGCGGCCAAGGCGCGCAACACCGTGCTGTCTAACGAGCTGAAGAGCGTCAAGGCGCAGCTCAAGACTCTGCTCGAGAAAGGCGCACACGACGACGAGCTGATTGCTGCACTCATG CGTGAGAAAGACCTACTGAAGGAGAGCAAGCAGCAGGTGAGCAGGCCTGTCCCGCCACAGGTCATGGTGTCCCAAGCAGACAGCGCAATGATCGCCCATCTGCGCCAGGTCTGCCAGGAACGCGACGAGAAGGCCAAGGGACTGGAGCAAGAACTCCGCACTGTCCGAGAGGAACTAGAACGCTCACAAGCAGCTGCGCACCAAGCACAGCAACGGCCACAGACAGCCACTATAGCTTGCAGCACCGGCGACCTGCCTAGCCAATCAACAAACGACTCCACCAACCAATCAGCTGACGCTATGGTTTCACGTGATGTGATGAGTGACGGGGAATGCGTGTCACGTGGCTACGTCGGTAGTCCCGCACGTAGGAATGTGGTGTCGCGCGTATCAGGTCCCCCCGCGCGAGGGGCATTACCCCCTACGCCTCCTAGCGGCGGACGGCACAGTAGATGTCGGAGGAATAGCGCAGGCAGTAG TGACGAGGTTCACACGTTGAGGTGCCAAGCACAGGAGTACAAATCTTTATGCCAAGCAGCCGAGGTTGAGCGCGACCGGCTAATGCAACTTGTTGCCTTACTTCAAAAAAG GATAGACGAGGAAGCGTCGAAGTCATTGGAAGCAACGAGTAAGTGGCAGGAACAGCGCAGATCAAACGCTCTCCTTGAGAAGCAGCTAGCACGAGTCCAGTCATCCCACGCGTCCAAGCAGCAAAACGCAAACAAAGCCAAACCTCGAGGCACGGGACGCGCCGACCAGGACATGGAGAGCATTGACGAGCTGCAAGCGAG GCTGGAGATTCAAACGGACGAGAACGACGCCCTGAAGGAGGCGCTTCAGTCAACTTTGCGCTCCAAAGAGGAAGATATGAAATACTACCAGGATATGATGGAGCAGACCAAGAAAATATTCCTTCAGGGACTACGACAGTTCCGCCAAGGGTCTGCACCCAGCTGA
- the LOC116601992 gene encoding serine/threonine-protein kinase Nek8, producing MQNYEKVRIVGRGAYGTVYLCRRLVDNFLVIIKQIPVEEMTKEERQSALNEVKVLSMFQHPNIIRYYDSFVQEKALMIVMEYAQGGTIYDYLQQRGGKLMDEDEILRLFVQILLALRHVHKGQILHRDLKTQNILLNKKRKVVKIGDFGISKILSSKSKANTVIGSPCYISPELCEGKPYNQKSDVWSLGCVLYELTTLKRAFEASNLPALVLKIMRGYFSPIPERYSEELRKLILDMLVLDPTKRPGIKEIMAQPVIVNALFDLPTDVGRVPCTRFPRTGAGIAAAIPPSRSRPSISTQCRSKQFPRTSSTSSASTILEGLPENLGVFAMKPQEPQHMVYHWGGGITYPNPLPLPQHDSGVVQVSCGRTLMTGVTANGRMILWEGSKSSGLMSSGGKNEKTVWVPRFLEGQSGITITKVSCGDLFTACLTDRGILMTFGSGTYGCLGHGTTNYVSQAKIVEDLLGFEVEDISCGSSHIMAVTADHEVFAWGRGDNGRLGTGSQQEYWSPKAISLPEGMRARSVHCGVDCSFAITLENKLLACGSNRCNKLALDNEDGPVEEVAVLRQVSVPDFNSVGTSSVAMGTSHTLVLLQNGKLYSFGSNSFGQLGYVREGVSRFPQLIESLNDVSYVACGDTFSVAVSSDSEVFVWGKGARGRLGNKADEDVREPVCLSLPAAVQVLSVSCSNSGTLLCGKKL from the exons ATGCAGAACTACGAGAAAGTCCGGATCGTCGGCCGTGGCGCCTACGGGACGGTGTACTTGTGCCGACGATTAGTCGATAACTTTCTCGTCATTATCAAGCAAATTCCAGTTGAAGAAATGACAAAAGAAGAGCGTCAATCTGCCTTAAATGAAGTTAAGGTGCTCTCGATGTTCCAACACCCAAATATAATTCGTTATTACGACAGTTTCGTACAGGAAAAAGCACTGATGATCGTAATGGAGTACGCCCAAGGGGGGACTATCTACGACTATCTTCAACAGCGAGGAGGGAAATTGATGGACGAAGACGAAATACTGCGACTTTTTGTGCAAATCCTGTTAGCCCTTCGACATGTTCACAAGGGTCAAATCCTACACAGGGACCTTAAAACACAAAATATCCTACTAAATAAGAAACGAAAGGTTGTGAAAATAGGGGACTTTGGTATTTCTAAGATTCTCAGCAGTAAGAGCAAAGCAAATACGGTAATTGGGTCTCCGTGTTATATCTCCCCTGAGTTATGTGAGGGAAAGCCATACAACCAGAAAAGTGATGTTTGGTCACTCGGTTGTGTCCTTTATGAGCTTACCACCTTAAAGCGAGCGTTCGAGGCATCTAACCTCCCAGCACTAGTGTTAAAGATAATGCGAGGGTACTTCTCACCAATACCTGAGAGGTACAGTGAGGAGTTGCGTAAACTAATCCTGGACATGCTGGTACTGGATCCAACCAAAAGACCAGGTATCAAGGAAATTATGGCCCAACCTGTTATTGTCAATGCATTGTTTGACTTGCCAACAGATGTTGGCCGAGTGCCATGTACACGGTTCCCTAGGACTGGAGCTGGTATTGCCG CCGCCATTCCACCATCACGCTCTAGACCATCCATTTCAACTCAGTGTAGGAGCAAGCAATTTCCAAGAACATCTTCCACAAGCTCAGCAAGCACTATACTGGAAGGGCTGCCTGAGAACCTCGGAGTATTCGCTATGAAGCCACAAGAGCCCCAGCACATGGTATACCACTGGGGCGGAGGGATAACCTACCCAAACCCTCTGCCGCTTCCCCAGCACGATTCTGGTGTTGTCCAA GTGTCATGTGGTAGGACATTGATGACGGGTGTGACCGCAAATGGTCGAATGATACTCTGGGAGGGCAGTAAGTCCAGCGGTCTGATGTCTTCTGGTGGGAAAAATGAGAAAACTGTGTGGGTACCACGTTTCCTGGAAGGCCAGTCTGGCATCACTATAACAAAGGTGTCATGCGGTGACCTCTTTACAGCTTGCCTGACAG ACCGAGGAATCTTGATGACCTTCGGGAGTGGCACGTACGGGTGTCTTGGTCATGGCACAACTAACTACGTGAGCCAAGCCAAGATTGTGGAAGATCTGCTGGGCTTCGAGGTGGAGGACATCTCATGCGGATCATCGCACATCATGGCTGTAACTGCTGACCACGAGGTGTTTGCATGGGGCCGTGGCGATAACGGTCGCCTGGGGACTGGGTCGCAGCAAGAGTATTGGTCCCCCAAGGCAATTAGCCTCCCTGAAGGCATGCGCGCGCGCTCGGTCCATTGCGGCGTGGACTGCTCGTTTGCCATCACCTTAGAAAACAAGCTTCTCGCGTGTGGCAGTAACAGATGTAACAAGCTTGCCCTGGATAACGAAGATGGGCCTGTGGAAGAGGTTGCCGTGCTGCGTCAGGTTTCTGTTCCGGACTTTAATAGCGTGGGAACGTCATCTGTTGCTATGGGCACATCACATACGCTCGTGCTATTACAGAATGGCAAGTTGTACTCGTTCGGATCAAACTCTTTCGGTCAGCTAGGGTACGTACGGGAGGGCGTGTCCCGCTTCCCCCAGCTCATCGAGTCATTGAATGATGTATCATACGTCGCTTGTGGAGACACGTTTTCTGTCGCTGTTTCTTCTGACAGTGAGGTGTTTGTCTGGGGAAAGGGGGCCAGGGGTCGCCTAGGTAACAAAGCAGACGAGGACGTCAGAGAACCCGTCTGCTTGTCGCTCCCGGCGGCGGTCCAAGTGTTATCGGTCTCTTGCAGCAACAGCGGCACGCTACTTTGTGGAAAGAAACTGTga